A region of the Ranitomeya imitator isolate aRanImi1 chromosome 10, aRanImi1.pri, whole genome shotgun sequence genome:
ttgccctgcatgagtcatcattagaactacaattctacataggAAGTCTCTttgccctgcatgagtcatcattagaactacaattctacatcaatgCAAAGTCCCTAAAAATATATACTTTTGAAATTAGTGATAAACTGATGAATAGTTCCAGATGACTGGTGGTAGAGGGTATCTATAGATATGAGATATCCATCTATTCCACTTCTGGAGCTTGTGAGCTACACCTATTGAGTACCAGCAACTGGTGGAACTAATACAATTTACACAAGTGGCATAGAGCACAGTAAGAAGAAGAGATGAATGAACTGGTCacaagttatagttcaccaaatgcCACATTTTTGCTCTACATTTTGTAATTAAACATTTTTCTGCGCTAGTTCACATTTGACACGAGCTTTCTTCTTGTATTTTGTCACAATTTCTGCTGACATTAGGATCTTTGGACAACTTACTTGACACCGCTGAGAAGTAAAATGCCCTTGCCATCTACTGACTTGGCTTTTTACGCTTTGTTGTTGGCTTCTGGAATTCTGGGTAACGCTTTGGTCCTCATGACGGTAATCAGCAATGCTCTGGATAATAAAGTAATGCCCGCTTCTGACCTGATATTGTCCCACCTTACAGTTGTTCTTCTCCTACTCTCCATCTTAAGGAATGTTTTGGTTGTCacgttccagaatggtgtggtcatATTGTTCTCGCGCATCTTGTGGAAAGTGTTCATGTTTGGTTGGACTCTGCTCAGGTCCATGAGCGTTTGGGGAACATTATCAATCAGTGTTTTCCATTACATAAGCATCAAAAACTATTATGGAAATCTAAGGAGAAACATCTTCTGGACCACAGTGAAGTTCTGGCCATAATGTGGATATTTAACTGTCTGTTTTTCATTCCTGCTTTCTTGTACACTGACCGTATGGGAGCCAATGCTACCTTTTCGGTGCAGTTGATCGGCACCAGCACCAAACCTGTCCTTGGCTGCGTGTGGGACTTCCCTACTCCTTATACCAACCTTGTCTTTGTCACCTCCTCATTAGTTATTCATGAAGTTATACCAATCATTCTTATGGTAGTCACTAATATAAGCAGCCTATACACCCTACAACGGCATTCTAAAACCATAGCGGCACAGAAAACCATCAAGCGCGTGGCCTCAGAGCGCAAAGCTGCCTTGGTGATTTTAACACTGGTCCTTCTCTTCGTTCTCTGCTGGGGATCCAATGTTGTGGCCACTAACTTCTACAACTTTACCAAAGGTTCATTGTCCACATCATTCCTGTTAACCATTGCTAATTTCGGAGCCTACATCTTCGTGGGCTTCGGTCCTTTGGTGCTACTCATTGGACATAGCAAGCTGAGAAGGAAACTGGTTCATTTACTTTGTAGGCAATGGAAACGTCAGGTCGATCCAACGGGGAACTCGCCCAAGAATAATGGCAATGCTTCTACTGTTAACGTTTAAGATCTTTGTTAACTTATGTATCTTTAAATACCCTAATTAGGGCTCCTGGAAAGTCCTGGGTTACAAATCCAAATTTCCAACTGGACCTTCAACATTACTTTTAATACTAGTCTACTTACTgtataactaacaaataaagttgcactctatagAGCTAAAGCCTGTAAATATGTAATGGATGAAATATGGATatcagataaaaataaaaaatggagacacttagcacataatttgaccacttcatgcatgcccagcagccagcgacAAGGCGGTCTCCAGTTTGCTGGGAACCTACATGTCTAGAGTGAACATCTCTCTTAGGTTAAAGCCTGAATTTCTGGGTAGGTAGGATCCCGCTGCAATTAAAACCGCCACAGTTTGGAGGGCAGAGTGCTCGGTAAGAGGGCTgatatacaaataacaaaaaactgactggcacttccaaatcagaaaacACATAGGTTCCCAGCAAACCGGAGaccgccttgtcgttggctgctggcatgcatgaattggccaaattatgtgctaattgtctccatttttttattatctagagcagtaatgcaattcatataCTGTACACACCAAGATTCTGATTTGGAAGTTCCAGTCAGTTTTTTTGTTACTTACTGTATATTACACAGATTCACTTTTTGGGCCATTTTAGACTCTAGGACCAACAATGACATCTGAATTACCCATAGTACACTAATATTGGTCACTATCATCTCCTAGCGTGAGCAGACAAGTTGGATTTTACATGTTTCTTCAACATAAGGTCTAGATATCGGGTAGACTTGTATTCCCCACCTTTCATAAAaataactggccaatcaaatcatcTGGACATTAAAAGTTTCCTACAGGACTTTTAAgaatttaaatatatattttttttaattaaaaaaaaactagtgGGAAGTTAACACTTCAATCTCCAGTTCTACAAGGCCAGTGCTCTAGTGGTCTTCACCAAGAACACAAGTGTAGATGTCTTGCCCATCAGTCACCTGAACTTACTTCTAATCATGAATCTCAGCAGTAAGCTTTCTAAATGGATTAGATGCTATAACTTCTGAAATCATTGGAGGCCATCAGTTCTTTTATAATGCTTTATTCACTCTATGGAATTTTGAAAAGTCATGGAAaacttctttaaaggggttgtcccatgaacaaagtacattataatcaatagatcttggaatattaATACGTTCCACAATTGAATATGTTTAGAAAAATGTTCCTGGGCTGAGATAATCTTAAAAATATGTTCTAGCTATGTACTGCACTATTTGCTTTATCCAACCATGTAGAGCTGCTGTAGCTCAGTGTTATAGCGTATATACAGCTCCTGGGCAAATGAAAACACATAGGCGAATATACCGGGGATACTGTAGGGACTATCAGCAGCTTTTCTGTGTTTTATCACAGGAGAGATCTTTTCTACCATGTCACCCACTCAATATGAACCAAGTCAGCGACTTAAGAGGGTAACATCCACTTGTGCTTTTATGTTACTGACTTGATTTATAACGTGCTCACGGGACTGTTGACACAGCAGAAACACTCATTCCTGTTATAAAACAAACAGGCTGGGAAATGTGCTCTCACAAAGATGAACAGCCGAGAGTCCCTGCAATGTCaatgccctaagcacagtgcccgggtATCTGCACACTGTGCATGTATCCTGGGAAGCAGTAGACACAGAGGAACTACAGGACGGGGCTGGCGTCCCTGCCAGAGGAGAGGGGCAGCAAGCAGGGACGTCGGTGCTACAGGCACATTTATGACCTTATCTCAACACAggaacatcttttttttttcaacaccacCAAATGTGGAACATACTAATATTCCAAGCTCAACACCTTTAAGGAATATTTAAGCATAGTGGTTCTTTGGGTTCTATCAAGGTTTCTATTACTGCATGCTATACTATTCTTGCCATCAAATGTGTCTAATCCCATGAAAAGGCTTTGGATGGCGGTATGAACATAGTCTTATTCTAATTCAGACCCTTTATTCAATTAGTAATTAGAAAGGGTGCATTATATATGATTTCCTCCAATTGCCCAAAAGAAATGATGAGCAGTTTTGTACTTAGGGCATGCAAATTTTTATTTGATATCAACCAATGTTTAATGAACTCTGAATAAAATATATCGCACATTGTTTGCAGAGTGTATAATGATTTATTATGAAACCCCTTCACATCGTGTAGACTGACCCGAAGGAAATCGGGAAGTCAAAATGTCTTTCTATCCTGTTGCAGTTCCTTCTCGGTGGTCTGGAATGTAAGTCCCAAAGTATTCACTGCTATTCAGTTCCTTTTGATAGATCATTAGGTAGCATTTGGGGAAGAATACAGTTGACAAAACCCCGAGACAACTGCCGAGAATAAAACTCATCTGAACGAGAGACTTAGAGGCGATGTCTGTGCTGACATAAGTGGGTATGAAAATGATCCAGGCTAAAATGACAGAGAGCATGGCCACCGTGATATCTCTTCCCATGTAATACTGGTGAACGGGTTTCTCCGCCATGAATGAACATATGAAAGAAAGTAAAACCAGGAAACCATTGTAGGCAAACATCAAGCCAAACTGTAGCAACGGCTCGTATTTACAGCTCACATAAATAGACAAGGAACTGACATCAAGAGAGGCCACCATTATCGAAAGGAGCTGTGAAGACCTCACATACATTGTACAGAACAAGACCTGACCCAAGAAGGTGAAAACTAAAATAATCCAACTCCCCGAGTGTATTATCCAGAAGAACCATGACTTGTAGGACAGGGAGCAGAACAGGAGCTGTATGGATTTCACTAGGATGGGACCCAGGAAGATGGCGAAACTCAAGGAGAGTATTGGCTGCTGTACAAGACACGTCCAATCTGCAGGTTCTCCGATGTACAAAAAGATTGAGGCACACATACACAACAGACCCAGCAAAATAATATAACACTGCGGGCCACCTGCAGCCATGTACAGAGGGGTATGGCGGTGCTGGAATAGGATCACAGTGACTGTCAAAATAAGCCACATGATGAGTCCCATGAACCCGAGTAGAGCGATAACAAAATAGTTCCTCCACGACAAGTAGAGGTAAGTTGGATGTTCACAGCTTTTGCTCCCTGATTTGGACCATTGACCGGCAGGGCAAGATGTACATTCTGGAAGAAGTAAAGATAAGTCGGCTTACTATAGTGAGGGCGATACAAAGATGCAATAATTTCATTTTCGACATATCTTCTCTAATGACACATAAGACCATCACAGTCATTCTGTGGGTAATTAGGATCTCTCATTATGGAGCAGGTGGATTGTCCTACCTCAGTCACCTAATCTCAACATTGACTCACTCTGACCAACTAAGTGGATATGGCAACCCTGTAAATCAATGTCTGAGCCTTTATTCAGTCTTGCAACATGACCAAGGACTAGCCAAGCATGAAACTTATCTACAGACAGCTGATTCTGGGTTCCTGCCCCTTATCAGTGCCAAGCAGGGTTTCTCTCGCTGAAAGAGGTCCTCTTGATTGAGCTTTGGCCTTGACTTTACCGCTAGGGATCATATCAAATGGTAATGTGAGCAGGTGTTAACCTGTGGAGTCCTACACCAAAGTGAGCTCAACAAAAATGACAGCAAAAATAAATGTTCATGACCATTTTTGCTCATGGTTGTGTATCTTCGGCTTGTGAGCACAAAACCATGTACAATTATGGCCACTAAATCacctttttataaattttaaagtaATGTCAATGttcatttatttatattttaccTACTGCCACATGCAAACTGAGGGGTCAATATTGTCAATGTTATGGCTCAAAATCTATGGTGGATTACATGAGTTCTTTCCTACAGCTTTTGGTAGCAAAAATATGTATTTTCCACTCTCAAGTCCATGCAAAAATAATGCTTACAAAGCCAGCCCCATTGTTTTCAGTGGCAAAACCATATTGCACTTATGGACGCTGTCTATGGACAGCTGAATGTGGCTAATATAATTGCTGGGAAGTGTCAGTTTAAGATCCAAGGTTCTGCCGCGGATCCGGGAGCAGTTTTCTTCGTCCTGTGTGAACATCACCTCAAGGGCGTTCTCTTTGGTAATCTATCCTTGCTTTGGCACCCTTCTCTGTCTGTGTTGACCCCTGGTTCAGTTCAATTTGTTCTCTTTGGCCAACCTTGTGATTATTATGCTTTGTGTCCTgtaaattaaagaagttgtccactacttggacaacttcttctcataccccttgcttggcctcgataaaataagactatactcacctcctgtgccagcgccgttcccacagtgtCGGCACTAGTTCTCCCGGGGCTCCCATGCTATTTTTGTGACACGTAACCCCGGCTCCCAATGAGTGCTGATTGGGCAACGGTGTCATATATTACAACACCGCATGAGAGCCCCGAGAGAAAGCGAGTGCTGACCCCGCGGGGACGGCGCCGGCACAGGGGGTCAGTATAGGCTTTatcattttatcggggccaaacattttgatcattaagaggttgtcctagtagtggacacccATTTAAGCGTATCTCATACATCCTTCTGCATGTTTCACAACTTTTGGCTGATCATCCTTCTTTTGTCTGAGACTTCACATAATGGGCAATGTGCACAGAAACGGTTGGCACACCAAATGCCGCCTCCATTTGCTTCTAGTGGAGAATACCTCCACAATCGGCCATCCAACTGAGCGTGCCATGATTCCACTGCAATCCAACTTGCAGAGGGAAAATGGGGCCTTATAATGTATACGTAATAAGATGTCAACTTTAGGAAAGAACAATAGATAACGATGCAATAGCAACCTGTAGAATTCACGTAGGTTCCCTCAGGACATGTAACACACTCAAAGCAGCAACTCTTGAAGTCTTTGATCACTTTGACTTGACCCTCCGAGCATTGCCTGGAGCAGGTGGACTCGACAACCTGTGGATATATAAACATCCAGAAAGAAGAGATATGTCAATCTGAAGAACTTTACCCAACGTTTGCTCCATTAAGCGATAGTACTCATCTTAATTAACTTTTTTTGAAGTGTGGATAATTGATCCATTtcgaggcaaaataaaaaaaaattatgactaCAAAGGAAAATGAAGATTGTGAGTCCTGCTGCCTTCGCTGAATTAGGAAAAAATACCAATAACAGAAACAAGAATTTTGATTCTACTGAAATAATTAATAAAATCTGATCTTGCCAACCGCGTCTGTCCTCGGCAGAACTCACTTTTCATTGTAAATATTTAAGTACGATGCAATAAATCTTCACGTATTTGGATGTTTTCTCACTAAATTTCTTGCATTAATATTTCAATAGGCTGAATAAATATATAATACAGGGATACCGTGATCGGCGCTGAGATACACGTTTCCTTTTTTCCTGGTTTAATGCTGATTTCTGTTGCAATGTTTTTGCATTATTGATTCTCGCGGGAGATGTTAGCATACAGCTCTACATTTACGTTACACTCGTATTCTGCAGGTTACTGACTTCAACCTctggctgttgttttttttttttgcagcaggagGGAGCACATATCTACTAGCGCAGCACATATTCTGGACCATTAACCCTTATAATGAGAATGAATTATCCAAGCAATTTCTATTTTGAAAATCGCAATAGCTTATAGTAGGATCACCTCATTTATAATTCCTGCAAAAGGAAATTCCCATTACACAAAATTAGGCCTCCTTCTCACGTCCTGGTGATTTGCATattggaaaaaacagtactggtgacaTCCGTGTGTATGTATGTGACATCCATGTGCTATCTGTGTGTCTATGTGACACGTACtgaatgaaatgcagcatagaaattCAAGACTTATATCAATTATGCAGCTGCATGtgaccagcggtgacgtcatcatTGTTACCGCTGGTCACTGCAGCCGCGTTCTCACTTCTCAGCTCAGTGGGATCTGGCTGGCATGGAGAGCAGTTGCCTCACTAATGTGACTGCTCACCAAAACACCCAGATCATCATGGGACATGGCCATTAATGGATTATCGGTGGAAAGGTGAGGATAactgctttttttgtgtgtgttataatgggtaaaagagggtcaggaaatttttatttcaaataaagtactttactctgtgtgtgtctttattacattttactatggggttagtaatggtggtgtcttgtaggcgtctctccattactaacccctgggcttgatgtcaacggccataaacagctgacatcaaccccacaactactgccccacttgccaccacactagGGCGTGAACGGAGGCTAAGTGTCaaaatctaatagatgtgccatttctggggtggctgagagttgatgttcttagtctgggagggggctaatatcaatggccccttgtaaggctattaatatcagcccacagctttcCGCATAGCCTTGGCTGGTTAGTAAATATAGGGGGAACCCAATTAATGTTTTGGTGGGTCTcctctataataaccagtaaaggctaagcaaacagctgtgagctgatattaatagcctgggaacctttatggctcttGACCCCTTCTCAGAATATTAACATAAGCCCACAGCCATtgactttccctcagctggttaggaaaagTATGGGGGACCCCATACCGTTTTCTTTTTTAATTATCTATTTAATACGTGTGATACACAGAAGGCAGCCGCTGACTACAACTATCATCGGAGTTGCCTGGTCTCTctgatcgcagggagaccaggtgAGGATTATGGCAGTTGGATTCAGAACACGGTGCCTGGGAACAGCACGAACTGTATTGCTTTTTCCCAGGCACCAATATGGGTCACACTGATGACACTTGGCTGGCTTCTGTGTGTCATCAATGTGCACGTGTGCAGCATGCATTTAGTCCATGGCGCGTTAAAAAAAAGGGACATGTCGGCGTGTTTTTCACACGGACATGTAgtctgtgtgaaaaacctgacatgtacacaccaccattgaatacagtgGGTATGCGTCTTTCCATGTTTGTGGTGCTCAAAAAACAAACCTTATACGGACATAAAAAACGGACGTGTACAGGTGGCTTTAACTATATTCAGTGGGTCCAATGAGAGCACATATATGACTCCCTCGTTTGTTAAGAATAGAGTCTGGCTGTGGTTAGAATTTTAAAGATTTCCCTCccagtgaaaaaaaagaaaaaataggatcCCTGTAAATAAAATCACTGCTCAGGGGAGGGACAGTTCTGTTGTCCTGCCCCCAAGGGTTTATAGCAGCTATGGGCTGCTTTATTGGTTAGTAGTCAGCTGATTTCTCATAGTAGAGATCCCTTCCAGACAGATGATTTCTCTAGAGGCTGAAGCAAGAAAATTTTTTCTGAATATGCTCATTTTCCATCCACCAAAACTGCTGAAAAGATTTACTCTATTACTTCCTATATCTTTTTaactaaagcaccattccagcattttttttttagcgctggagtggtgcttgtgATCTAAGTCCCCTGCCCCGGTCATATACTGACCCTTCATCATCTTCACAGTTTTTTCAGTGCCGCACCATTTTGTGAacacagcttctgactggccagaagtcagaAGCTGCGCCACAAGagcgcaatgcaagtctatgagcgccagaacaaggccagaacaaggctctcaaaGTGACCTCTGCGCCGCTCCATGAAACCCTGGAACCGTGAACTGGAACTCACTTTTCACGAGAGACCGATAGTAGCGGCGGCATAAACAGCGAAAGGTGAGTATTAGACAGGGGACTTAcattttaagcaccactccagtggtggagtaaaaaaaaaaacactggagtggtgctttaacatgTCCATCCATGCAATTAGTCATAATCAATTATTCAGCAGTCTGAAGAACGTTAACGGTAGAACAATCAGTCTTTCAGAACCATGGGTACTACTCCACATATTTAACATCTTTTTTGGAGGACCAATTAAAGAGGTAGAGTTTAGATAAATAGGTGGCTCTTAAATTGCCTACTCGTTGTAGAGCGCTGTAAACAGGCAATCTTCCGCCAATCAAGTCCTAATCTTTTTATTGCAATGACAGAGTGCAAGGCCACACTCCTTTCGGGCCATACTTGCCTTTGGGTGCTTCGGCAGCTTACCCTTCTGGCTCTATAGTGATGCGTCAGAACCTTGGCTGACTCCTTCACCTGTTGCTTTGCTGGCTCAGTTGCAGTTTAACCTCAGACCCTGGGGCTACTTGCAAAATGGACTTGTCAGCCATAGAGCATAAAGCCAACTACCCGCAGATTGCCAATGCATTGTGTTTGTATTTACAGCTTGTGGCACTCCTGCAAGGGAGCTCAACAGGTTAGAGCCCGTGTTCACTTGGCAGGGCCCAGTGGGCATTAAGTGCCCACCAGAAGAAAGGTATAGCTGAGCTTCATAAGAGAAAGGTCATTTTACAATATATGCAATATTACAATGTTTCAATGTATTGTACAAGATTTCTCATATTTAAATCCTCTAGAGGGactaataaaaatatattaaacaaatatatacagtggagcaaaaaagtatttagtcagtcagcaatagtgcaagttccaccacttaaaaagatgagaggcatctgtaatttacatcataggtagacctcaactatgggagacaaactgagaaaaaaaaatccagaaaatcacattgtctgtttttttatcattttttttttgcatattatggtggaaaataagtatttggtcagaaacaaacaatcaagatttctggctctcacagacctgtaacttcttctttaagagtctcctctttcctccactcattacctgtagtaatggcacctgtttaaacttgttatcagtataaaaagacacctgtgcacaccctcaaacagtctgactccaaactccactatggtgaagaccaaagagctgtcaaaggacaccagaaacaaaattgtagccctgcacccggctgggaagactgaatctgcaatagccaaccagcttggagtgaagaaatcaacagtgggagcaataattagaaaatggaagacatacaagaccactggtaatctccctagatctggggctccacgcaaaatcccaccccgttgttatgaattctgtggcagagctccctcctgtggtcacaagtggtacttcggctgattctctctgtgagcttccgttggtggaggagagtggtactgcggcttctgagtttccttcctcaggtgatgtggtgaagtcgttaggtgctgctctatttaactccacctagtgctttgatcctggcttccagtcaatgttctagtattggacctgtctcctcctggatcgttcctgtggcctgctgctctgcatagctaagttccgcttttgctattttgtttgctgttttttctgtccagcattgcttatttgttttttcttgcttgctggaagctctgggacgcagagggtgtacctccgtgccgttagttcggtacggagggtctttttgccccctttgcgtggttgtttgtagggttttgtgttgaccgcaaagttacctttcctatcctcgctctgttcagaaagtcgggcctcactttgctaaatctatttcatctctacgtttatcttttcatcttaactcacagtcattatatgtggggggctgccttttcctttggggtatttctctgaggcaaggtaggcttattttctatcttcaggctagttagtttctcaggctgtgccgagttgcatagggagcgttaggcgcaatccacggctgcctctagtgtgtttggagaggattagggattgcggtcagcagagtttccacgtctcagagctcgttctttatttttgggttattgtcaggtcactgtatgtgctctgacttctatgtccattgtggtactgaattaccagatcataacacccgtggggtcagaatgatcacaagaacggtgagcaaaaatcccagaaccacgcggggggacctagtgaatgaactgcagagagctgggaccaatgtaacaaggcctaccataagtaacacactacgccaccatggactcagatcctgcagtgccagacgtgtcccactgcttaagccagtacatgtccgggcccgtctgaagtttgctagagagcatttggatgatccagaggagttttgggagaatgtcctatggtctgatgaaaccaaactggaactgtttggtagaaacacaacttgttgtgtttggaggaaaaagaatactgagttgcatccatcaaacaccatacctactgtaaagcatggtggtggaaacatcatgctttgggacattttctctgcaaaggggccaggacgactgatccgggtacatgaaagaatgaatggggccatgtatcgtgagattttgagtgcaaacctccttccatcagcaagggcattgaagatgaaacgtggctgggtctttcaacatgacaatgatccaaagcacaccgccatggcaacgaaggagtggcttcgtaagaagcatttcaaggtcctggagtggcctagccagtctccagatctcaaccctatagaaaacctttggagggagttgaaagtccgtgttgccaagcgaaaagccaaaaacatcactgctctagaggagatctgcatggaggaatgggccaacataccaacaacagtgtgtggcaaccttgtgaagacttacagaaaacgtttgacctctgtcattgccaacaaaggatatattacaaagtattgagatgaaattttgtttctgaccaaatacttattttccaccataatatgcaaataaaatgttaaaaaaacagacaatgtgattttctcgattttttttctcagtttgtctcccatagttgaggtctacctatgatgtaaatttcagacgcctctcatctttttaagtggtggaacttgcactattgctgactgactaaatacttttttgccccactgtatataaaaaaataataatatatatatacatctatatatatttttatttcttttttattcattttttatacaTTTATCTTTGTCATTTTATTCaatgtttaaatatttttattttggtAAATATTTGTAGCAGATGTATAGTATATACAAAAGACagatcaaaatatatataaaaaaaaatatttatataggtAAAATTtattataatgtaaaaaaaaaacatatttggtattgcctcatGTGTATCTAAACTAGTAAAATATCATTATACTTATCCCATATGGTGAATgccaaaacgaaaaaaaaaaaaatcaaaatggtaGAACTTTTAGTCTTGGTCACATTGCCTACCCTAAAAAAAATGAACAGGAGATTAGAAAGTCATTTGGACCCCAAAATGATAACGATAAAACCTGCAGCTCatgctacaaaaaaaaaagaaagaaaaagttaTAACTCCTTGAAGTCGAGAGGGAAAATTTGAAAGCGAAGAAGGACCCAAGGACCCGCACAATCCTGCCGCCAGCCCTGAGGCCAAAGGAGAATTTTGATGGGGTATCGATTACGAAGAGAAGTAGGTTGTCTCagtgaaaatttgatttttttttttctaacaattgCATATCCAAATTATGAATAAGATCTGAATAAGATCGCCACTAATTTTGATTATTCTTTGTATTAAGAGACTATCTAATTCCATATAAAAACTCATTTCAGGCAGATTGCGGCAGCAGGACCAGGTCAACATGGACTACGAGCGAGCAGATGTCAGAATAATTATTACCTATTCTATACTGAGGCCATTATTTAGTCTTGAAATCTAACAAAATAGCTCCCCCTTGTGGTTTTTATAAAATCATAAGTAATATTTACACATTTTTGTCACTGGGATCATGTATCAGACATGTTGTTTAGACAAGTATACATTATTGGTAAAATTCTgcttttaaagggaatccgtcttcagatttttttgccacctaatctttcAGCAGCTTAGTGTAGATATAAagcccctgattccagtgatgtgtcacctactgggctgcttactgtagttttgataaaataacttttatcagcaggagattatcgctagaggactagtaaacctgctgccgtgtagtcctccatattcatgaactcTGTATAACCACGCCCCTCAGCACTGATTGGcaaagtgtacacaggaagctgtcaatcagtggttatatagagctcagcattcatagaactgctagatctgcggcagagaaaacaaggattttatcaaaactacagcaagaagcccagtaagtgatatatcagtGGAATCAGAATCTCTTCCCATATATTATCCTGCTCTGAGATGGAGAGtaaaagctgctgaca
Encoded here:
- the LOC138651548 gene encoding LOW QUALITY PROTEIN: olfactory receptor class A-like protein 4 (The sequence of the model RefSeq protein was modified relative to this genomic sequence to represent the inferred CDS: deleted 2 bases in 1 codon), encoding MPLPSTDLAFYALLLASGILGNALVLMTVISNALDNKVMPASDLILSHLTVVLLLLSILRNVLVVTFQNGVVILFSRILWKVFMFGWTLLRSMSVWGTLSISVFHYISIKNYYGNLRRNIFWTSEVLAIMWIFNCLFFIPAFLYTDRMGANATFSVQLIGTSTKPVLGCVWDFPTPYTNLVFVTSSLVIHEVIPIILMVVTNISSLYTLQRHSKTIAAQKTIKRVASERKAALVILTLVLLFVLCWGSNVVATNFYNFTKGSLSTSFLLTIANFGAYIFVGFGPLVLLIGHSKLRRKLVHLLCRQWKRQVDPTGNSPKNNGNASTVNV